ATGTGGCCTGCCAGAGACCTTGTAAACATACTTAGTTTAGTAATTCACAGCCGTTTCACTGATAAAAATACcttttctgggccgggcgcgaggtcaggagatcgagaccacggtgaaaccccgtctctactaaaaatacaaaaaaaaattagctgagcgcggtggcgggcgcctgtagtctcagctactcggagaggctgaggcaggagaatggcgtgaacctgggaggcggagcttgcagtgagccgagatcgcgccactgcactccagcctgggcgacagagcgagactccgtctcaaaaaaaaaaaaaaaaaaaaaaaaaaaaaaaaaaaaaaaccttttctgcAGGCAGAGCGCCCGAATGTGTGCCAGAGCAGAAAGCTTGTTTTCCCCGCAGCAAGCTTGGCCCTGCGCTGCTCCTGGGAGCCGGCTCCTGGGGGCTTCAGCTGCGGTGACAGAGGTGTGGGGCTCAGGACTCGAGATCCACAGCCCCCCGCTCTCAGAGCCCGCCTGGCCAGCTGAGCTCACATTTGGGTGAAGTTCTGGAGTTAAGGCCCAGCTGAGTGATTCAGCTCTCAGCACCCTGCAGCCAGTGTCCCCATTGTCCCTGGGGGCCATTGCCCCCACACAGGCTTTGGTGAGGCCTCTGGAGCTTTGTCCTCAGCATGGGGCCTGGCCAACAGCAACTCATCATAAGGGACGCGGCTGTCATCCTCGGCTCCTGTCTGCAGCCTCACTAAGAGGTGCCTGGGTCTCACCCTGGCCCGGGAGCAGGCCCTGGGAGTGGGGTGGCCCCTGAGCTGAGCCTGAGTGCCCAAGACGGGCTCACAGCGACCTAGGGGACGGCAGAAGCCGCTCCTCCCACCCCTGCTAGGCTCTGTCCCTGCTGTGCGTTTCACCTTCACACAGGCCTGGCCCTGTCTGCAAAATGGGGAAGGCCCAACGGTGGTTCTGCATGACCAACCACGACCCCGGGCACCCGCACTGCCCTGTCCTGTGCTCTAGATACTGAGCCCAGTGCCACACACGGCTCCAGGCCGAGCCTCCAGCTCTGATTCCAACATCTTGGGGCCCATCTTTGGGCCTCCCCCAACGCCCCAGGTCCACAAGCGTGATTTGCACACAGTCCCCTGAAGCCACATTGCCTGGGCCCTGTCCCTGTTAGGGGCGTTTTCCTAGCCTCACCCCTGAGGTCCTCAGCTCCTCCTGGCTTGGGCTCCCCCAGGCCTGGACCTGGGAACCTGGGGGTGGTGAGCAAGAGGGACCCACTGGCCTGCACCCCCTGCCGGTGGGGGACCCACACCAGATGCAGGATAAGGCCCATCTCACTCACATCCCTGGTCACCGAAGCCCACAAGGGGACCAGGGATGAGGCCACCTGGAAGGATAAAGACGTAAGGACCAGGACATGCGTTGTGTCCAGGGCAGTGACTTGGCCAGCAGGATGGCGCTGGGCACGAGGACCCGAGCCTGGCCAGCCCCTCCTGGGGGAAAGCAAGCCTCAGGCAGGGTGTCGGAGCAGGCCTGGGTAGCCAGCAGCACCTCTGTTCCACAGGGGTCTTCCCAGGACCCCAGGCAGCTGCTGCGGCCAGGGAGGTCCTAGCCATGCTGCAGGTGGGAAGACAGGCTCCGGGGGGATGGGTCTACCCGGCGCAGACGCTGGGACAGTGTGGTGTGGCAGCCTGAGCGACCCCAAAGCCCGGTCCCAGGATAGTGCGGCCTGCTTGGAGACCCTTGTCTCCCACCAAGTGTTCAGGCGTGGCTTTGGACATCCCATCCCAGTGAGTGGGCATCCAACACTCACTTCCTGGTCAGTGTAGACAGAGGTGGAGGGAGGGCTGCCCCCTGAGGACTTGGGGCAGGTTCTGAACTGACCGGGCCAAGCTGACCTGGGCTGAACACCAGGCTGGGTGTGAACAACAGACGCTCTGGGCCAGTGGTACCCTCTCCTGCCTGGGACCTTCCCCAGTGCCCCCATCCTCATGCGTGGGCCCTGTCCATCCCCATTTCTTGAGAGCTGCAGGCTGCCACACCTTGACAGCGGGGAGGGCAGGGCTTCCCGTCCCTCTGGAGTCTCTCCAGCCATAGGAGCACACTGGCGGCCGTAGGCTTCAAGCACTGCAGGGCCAGGGTGGGGCCCTCGGAGCTCCTCCCAGGGGGTGAGTTCTGCTGAGCTCctcctgcacctggccaggaatggGGTGGGGAATTCCCTGTGCTTGGGACTGGAGTCTCAGGGTCCAGGGCAAGGCAGGGAACGGGAACTTGGGGGTTCGGCTGAATGCAGGGGGGCTGCTGGCTGAGTGCTGGGGGCTGCTGGCTGAGTGTTGAGGGCTGCTAGCGGGGGAGCTGATGGCCAAGCTTCGTGATTTCCTGGTCAGCCTGCACAGGCTGGAGAGGGAAGTGGGAGGAAGAGAGCCAAACCCATGCCTGGCTGCTCTGGGGGTCTTGGGCAGCCTCCAGCCCAGGAGAGAAGACAAGGCAGTCACTCAAGGCACTGAAAACAACGGCCTCTTTTACTGTTAAAATGCAGCCACAGGTGCTCAGCCACAGGCATCTCAACCACCGGCCTCCGGGCCCATGTCCAGCCTCTGTCCTCTGCCTTCCATTCTTCGACAGTGTTCCCGGCATCCCTGGTCACTTGGTACTCGGCGTGGGCCGCCTGTGCTGCTCCAGCAGCTCCTCCAGGTGGTCGGCCCGCTTCACCGCAGCCTGCAACACACCACAGGGTCAGGCCTGCTCCCGGCCCTGAGGTCCGGCAGGGCTGGCCACAGGAACTCACCTCGTGCTGTGTCCGGAGGCTGCTCACGGCCTCCTCCTTCCTCGCGAGGGCTGTCTTCACCCTGTGGGTGGTACCTGGTAGGCTTCAGCGTGGCCCCCGCCCCATGGCCCCAGACTGGCCTGCAGCGCACAGGGTGCACGGGGCAGCTGCCTGGTCAGCCTGGTCCCAGCCCTGCTGACCACGACTCCTGTGGCTGGCCCAGACAGCTGTCCAGGCAACCCACCTGCTGTGAGTCAGGACCCAACACAGGCCACTGGAGTGTAACCCTGGCCACACCTGGGGAGGCCTGGTACCCAGATGGGGTGGGAAGCCTCGCCCACACCCACCTCTCAGCCCGTGGCAGCAGTCGGCACAGGAAGGATGCAGGACCCCAGTGGAGGGAGCTCGCTGGGAACCTTACAGCGCCCCAGCTCTTTCAGCGCCTGTCCACCCAGCCCAGGGCCCCGGGAGCTGCCTCCCTGGAGAACTTGCCAGGCCCAGACCTGACCCACTCGGGTGCCCCAACAGGGATGGCCAACACCCCAGACTAAGCACCAGGGAGGAAAACAGATCTAGGTCTCCTGGGCCCCAAACACGGAACCCACACCACCCTCTGCCTACAAGGCCCTGTCTCTGCATCTCTTGGCCTTCCTCAGCCACAGCCTCCTGGGGCTTGGAGCTGCAGAGGTCCTGCCCGCTCCCCTGCCCTGCCTGTCTCCAGCCCTGCAGCCCTGGCCGCCCACCTCCGGTGCAcctcctccagctccagctgcTGGCGGGCCTGCAGCGCGGCCAGCTCGGCCTTGGCCTGCCGCGTCTCCTCCTCAGAAGCTGCCAGCCGGTCCTCGAACTCCTGGCGGATTACCTGGGCCAGGTTGCTGCGCTCGCTAGAAAGTTGCTCGTTCACCTGGGTAGGCACAGGAGGCAGTGAGCCGGCTGCCAGCGAGTGACTGCGTGCATGCAGGAGGGGCCTGGGGGTGCCCATTGCCCACCTGACACCCGCCCACTCACCGCCTGCGCATCCTCCAGAGCCCGCTCCTTCTGCCGCACGAGGCCCTGCAGACGCAGATTCTcgccctcggcctccccaagCTGGCCCTTCAGCTCCAAGCACCGCTCCTGAAGCTTCCGCTCCGACTGCTCCAGCTCGGAGAGCTCTGCCTCGTACTTGTCCCGTAAGCGCTTGATGCTGGAGTTGGGGGGAGGGCAGGGTCACTCCAGCCCAGTCACACACGGGTCCTCGTGCCTCGGCTCCTGGGCCTCCTGAGCTGGTGACCCAGCTGTGCCCCACTCGTGGCCGGTCCTTACCGGCTCTCGGCAGCCTTCTCACTCTCCTCCTTGGCCAGTGCCATGTCAGCCTCCAGCCGGTGAACGACCAGCTCAATCTCCTTGTCCCGGCCTTTCCGGATTTCTTCCCTCAGCTCCTGTTCCCGGTTCAGCAGCCACGCCTCCTGGGGGGACACGCGCTGCCTGGGGGTTGCCACCCAGAGCCAGCCCGCGGGGCCAGGGCCAGCCTCAGGGGGTCCTGGGGGGCTCCAGGTTCTGAGCCACAGGGGAGCAAGGGGCCTTCCCCCTCTCCAGACCCCCGTCCCGGGATGCGCTACGTCGTGTCATCAGGACCCAGTGTGGGAATAGGCATACCAGAGATCGTCATGATGCACAGCCCAGGGTCCCCTCCCTCAGAGACCCACAGCCCACGATGACCTGAGGCCACCTTCTGCTACCAGATGGGATGGGAAAGTTGGACTTGTGTGTTgctgagggcagggcctgggccccCAAGCCCGGGCATTCAGAGCCTAAGCTGGCAGCCTCTTGGAAGCCTCTGAAAACTCCCAGAGTTTCACGTGCCCAGCCCTGGACCCCACAAGCCTATGTCGGGAGCATGCTCCTGGGCCCAGAGGCGTCCACTGCCAAAGCCTGCCTGGCTGCTGGGTGACATCCCGGCCCACCAGGGTGTGAAACCAGGTGACGGGCAGGGTCAGCCTGGACTGTGGCCTCACGGCGGGCATGGGTGGTGAGAATGTGTGTGGGACTGTCACCGTGGCAGAGTCCACCCCCGCAGAAGGCCCCAGAGGCTAAGGGGGGGCCCCTGTTGTACGTGTGCCTCTCTGTACATCTGAGTGTCAGGGGGCTGGTCATGGGGCGCAGGGGTGTAGCAGCCCCTAGCGAGGGGGGCAACGCCTGTTCTCGGACCACAGAGGATGCACTCCAGGCACCCTTGATCCTTCCAGAGCCCACGCACAAGATGGGCTGAAAGCAGCACACTCAGCGTCAGTTCAGACGACAACCCCAAGCAGCCAGATGTGACTCCCAGAAACGAGCCCCCAGGATGCCACAGCAGCAGCAAAACCCACCCGGGGCAGCCCCCGACCCCTGCCCACCTGGGCGCCCAGGCCCCCACCTCCTTCCTGGCGCAGCCGGCCTCCCACGCCTGCCTCTCTAGCTCCAGCTGCTGCTTCAGAGCCTTCAGCTCCATCTGGGGGGCAGACATAAGAGGCCAGTCAGTCCCACCCCGCCCAGCCCCCTGGCCAGGCCCTGCACAGCCCTCCGGCAGTAGACCTGGTGCCGGCGCTCCTGCTCCTCCCTGCCCTTCTCAAACTCGGCCTTCAGGGTTCGGGTCAGCGCAGAGCTGCTCTCCTCCAGCTGCTGCCTCAGCTCCTCCAGCTCCGCCCGCTGCCTACAGCCAGGGAGGAGTCAGCAGGTGAGGGGTCACCAAGTAAGGAGTCAGGGATGGGAGAGGCCAGCGGGTGAGGGGTCCGGTGGGAGGGGTCAGCCAGCTAGGGGGTCCCTGAGAGAGGGCGTGGTGCCCCCAGGCGGCACCTTGCTGCCTGCTGGCCCAGCCGCTCCCTCTCCTCAGCCACCTCGCTGTACAGCCGCTGCCGTTGCTGCTGCAGCGCCCACTGCTCCTGCTCCAGGTGCTGCTGGAACCTGTGGGACGGTCAGGACTGGCTCTCGGGGGCAGGGACGGGGGTCCCAGGACCCACCCACCGCAGGGGCACGGGCCAACCACAGGCCTGACTCAGAGCTGGAGAGCAGCCCTCCGgggccctgcccctccccctcgGCAGTCAAGGCCCCTCAAAGCCACCACCCGGGGGCAGGCAAGGCCACAAGGGCCTTGCCCATCAGCCAAGCGCGGCAATTCCCTGAGCTCCAGGCCCTCGTGGCGCTTTGGGAAGTGGCTGTGGAGCCGAGTCCAGGCTCCCTTTTCCCTCAGCCCTTGTGCCGGTCTCACCCTGTTCAGCGTTGCCCCACGGGCATGGAGGGCAGGAGGCAGGTGCCTGGTGGGGCCTTATCCACCTCCCCTGCCTCCGGCCTGAGGGTGCCAGGTGCCTGGCTCCGTGACCTGAGCAAGCTCGTGCCAGGGCCTCGTCCTGACCCCACCTTTGGGGAGAGACCGGGGGACCAGCCAAGCTGCATGTGGGGAGGACCGGCCACGACAGGCAACAGGGTGGATAGGAGAGGGTGGCTTCCAGGCTGTCCTGGTGGCACAGACAGTGCAGGAGGGGCTGCCACTGGCCCCTGTGGCCCACAGATCCTGACCACCACTGGGCATGTCACCAGCCCCCAGGGCTCAGGACGCAAGAGCAGCAGTCACCCCTCAGACCCCAGGCCAAGGGAGTGAATGAGAGAGACCGTCCCTGGGCCCCAAGGTCAGAGCTGGAGGGGCCTCGAGGCCGCCTATCCATGGGTCAGCTGCTCTGGGGCCAGTTCTGAAAGAGTGGATGTCTTATGGGGGGTCCGAGCCCTGACCCTGGGAAAACACCCGTGCGGAACCTGCAGACCTCTGTGGGCATGGACTGCAGACACAAGCCCGAGGACATTGGCCCGGCTGAGGCTGGGCCCCAAGGGCCACTCCAGGGCCAAGTGCCCTGCGTCCTCCCTGGATGCTGCACTAAGACCCTCGCCCACCTCTACGTGGGAACCCCACTCCGGCCTTCGAGGATTCCGACTCCCCGCCCTGAGGGTCCTGGCCCCACTGGCCTGGGGCCACCACCCACCGCTGCCGAGCACGCTCGCGCTCCTGCTGGCCCAGCGCCTCCTTCTCCCGCTCCAGTTGCTCCCGCAGCTCCTCGGCCTGGCGCAGGCAGCGCTGCGAAGCCCGCTCATCCGACTGCAGCAGCTCCGCCTCGTGCAGGCTCTTGAGCCTCCGCACTTCCTGCTTGTGCCTGGCAATCAGCTTCTGGATCTCGGGCTCCAGACCTGGGGGCAGAGCACTGGCTAGGGCCATGTCCAGCTAGGGTGGGCCCGGGAAGTCCAATCCTGGCACAAGACCAGCCTGTCTCAGGCCCAGAGGGGACCCCGCCCACCCCGGGCCTCCTTGGATCCAACCCAAAGCACAGCTGAGTCTGATGCCCACGAGGTGGGGAAGAGGCCCCCATAGGGCCACGGCGCCTCTCCCAGCCTGTGGGGCTCAGGGCTCCCAACATTCCTGGTGCTACCACTGATGGCTCCCAGGCACCCTGGCAGAAGGTGTCCAGAGCGAGAGGACCAGGCCTCAGGGAGCCCTGCACATCATCCAAGGGTCCGAGGCCCCTTCAGACCCCAACACCCACCAGCCTCCTGCCCCATCCCCCGCCTGCACCTGCCTCCTCCTGTGGCTCACTCTGCTTCCCCTGGCAGGGCCCACGTGCCACAGTCGTCCACGAACTCCCAATCTCCCCTAGCCCAACCCTGAGGAAGTGAGGCACTGAGCCCCCTCGTTTCAGGCAACTGCCTGGGTGCTGGGGGCCGGGCCAGGCTCCTGTGTGGAGCCCACCTGCCCCCCGGATCATGGCAGAGGCCGCAGCGGAGGCCGTGACGGGGGTGGTTGGGGCATGAGTGTTCACCTCTGCCCAGGAGGGTCTCAGACTACATGAATGCTTGAAGTGATGGCTCTCTCAAAAGAAGCCCTGGCCGCAGCGCCCACCCCATGCCTGGCCGGCTCGCGGGAGGGGATGGCCCACCTCGGACAGTGACCTCCTTGATCTTCTTGGTTTTCTCACTGATCCACTTCTCCCGGCGGGCTTTCTCAGTGGCACTCATTAATTCTTTGAGTTTTTTAATCTCCTACGAGCAGGAGAACAGGTCAGGAGGAAACGACGCGAAGGACACCCCCATCCCTTTGCCACCCTGTGGGCACAGGCAGGGCCGGGCTTCCAGGTCCACCAGCACAAGGCCGGCGCTCATGGTTGGGTGTGCGGCCCCGAGACACACACGCCAGCTCCAGAGCCACTGCTGCCCTCCCCAGCGCCTGGGGCCAGGCTGGAGGCCCAGGCCCACCCTGCCACACACCTTGGCGGCCTGAGAAATGGGAGGGCAGCCATCAGCCTGCAGAGGCCCTGCCCCAGAGAAGGGTGCTGCTGCCTGTCGGGACGGCCCCAGAGCCTGCATTCTTCCATGTGACTGGCAGTCCTCAACCCCGGCTGTCAGCCACGGTCACATGCAGGGATTTTAAAATGCCAGTGCGATGCCCCACTCCAGAACCTGGGCTCGGGACCATCACTGCCCAAGCTGGTGGGAAGCAtagccagggaggctgaggcccccAGGGAGCCCACACAGCGGGAGGGGGCCAGGAGTCAGTGCTCCACCGACACCTGGTCAGTAGAGAGAGCAGGTCCCGTGGCCCAAGGACCTGGCAGCGGAgcaggccaggcagaggctccTGGGTCCACGGCTACTGTGCTTGGCCGGGCAGGGACTGTGCGTCCACATCTGTGACAGTAGGCCCATGGCCCTGCCCCAGAGCCTGGCAGCTAGAGAGGCAGGAGTGGACCAGCTGGGTGCCACAGTGCTCCCCCAGACAGCCCCACCCACCGCTGTGGCCCTGACACTCCGAGACAGGAATGAGGACTCCGAGTCCGGTCCTGTTCTGGGGGCTGTGCCGGCTGAGCCTGGCCTGTGAGCCAGGCCTGGGACGCCGTGCCGTGGGGAGCGAAGCCTCACCAGCTCGTGCTGCACCTGCGCCTGGGCCACACGCTCGGTGCATCTctggtcctcctgcttcagctcggCCACCACAGCCTCGCACTTTTCACTCAGGACCTTCTTGTCTTCAATCAGCTGTGTTGGGGACTGGAGGTGAGGTGCTGCACCAAGGCCCCAGCCCAGCAGGACCCCGGATGGAGGAGACCCTCCCAGCCTCCAAGGGAGGCTAAGAGCAGCCCTCCCCTGGGGCTGCCCCTCCTAGGTTTGTGGATGGACCCTGGGGCCAGTGGGAGGGCATGTGTGCAAACACGGGCCCAGGCCTGCATCCGCCGTCCTGTCCTCAGCTGGGGGACCCAGCGAATGGCAGAGAAGCCCCAGCCCACCCCATGCAGTGATGTCAGGGTCTTCCTGGGAGGAGGGTAGCTCTGCTGTGCCCAACACCCAGCCCCGGAGGAGGCCCACTGTCTGCCAAAGGGTGTCAGGACCACACCAGCCTCACTGCTGGCCCCAGGCCAGACCCCAGGTCAGGACACACCTGTGATGACCACCAAGCAGCCCCTGGAGGCCCCTATTGTCACAGACCCCAGACCTAGAGTTCTCTTCAGAACAGGATCCAACTGGGGCTGCGACTGAGCTGAGGGGTCGGCAGGACACCCCCACTACACTCACTCGGGGCAGCTCTGGGTAAAGACAGGAGTGCCCTCTCCAGGGCATGGATGGCTGGAAATGGCACGGGAAAGGCTTGGAATGCGTCCAGTGGACACCCATGTGACACCCAACAGAGGAAGAAGCTCACTGGCAGTGGGAAGTCCCTGGCTCTGGAAGGCTCTGGAAGTCTCCATGAGCCACGAGCTGGGTCCCGGCCTCTGCGGTCCCCGGGCCGCTCACCTGGTCAATGAAGGCCAAGTGCCGCTGGATGGTGGCCTCGTAGTGCTCTCTCTGCCGCTGCAGCTGCCGGCTCAGCGCCTTCTCTGTCTCCTTGACCCGCCGGACCGTGAGGTCTCGCTGCTGCGCCTGCAGGGtgtgggcagaggagggaggcacTAGGACCAGTGGGCCTGGCCTCAGCAGGTAGGAGGCTAGCAGGGCCCAGGATTAGCAGTGCCAGCTGCGTTACCAGCGCTCTCTGCAGCAGCAGCATGGCCTGCTTCTTCTCCTCCACCTCCAGCTTCAGCCGCATCACAGATGTGCTCACCTCGGACCCCAGCTCCAGGGGCCCCAGCCCCGCCGCTGGCACCCATCCCTGCAGACACAGCCGAGCGTCAGGCAGAAGCGGCAGAGGACAGGGGGGCAGCCAAGGACCTGACGCGATGCCCCTGCGGCCCTGCCCTCTGGGGACAGAGGGGCTGCTGCACGAGGGAGCCCGTGGGAAGCCGGAGGGCAGGTGGCAGGCGGCCCAGCAGAGGTCGTTTTCATTGCTCAGTACAGGAAATGGGGGCCATGGCCTcaggaataaaaaacaaaccaTTTTAAAAGTTCTGTGCTTCCCAGCTTCCTGCCCTGTGACAATAAAGTTCACGTCACTGCTCCATTTAGCCTGGCTGCTGGTGTTCACCCAGGACAAACAACAGGGGACCCAGAGGACAGCAGGGCTCCGGAGGGCTGAACAATCCACACATATGGGCTCATGGAGGCAGCTCGGGGCAGCGGGTAGGTGGGGGCAGTGTGGGGAATGCGggccctgccacctccaccctgAGAGCCCCGTAGGGGGTGCTGCATAACTGGGTGGGTACGTGGTGAGGGGCCTCCTCCTCCGGGGGCTGGGTGCGGGCTAGTGAGGGGCCACCTCCTCCGGGGGCCAGGTGCGGGCTGGTGAGGGGCCTCCTCCCACTGGGGGCTTGGTGCGGGCTGGTGAGGGACCTCCTCCTGCTGGGGGTCCAACTGGTCCTGCCCAGACTTCTCCATCTCGTCCAAGAAGCTCATGATGCTTTGTAGCTTGGCCTCCGAAAGCAGCGTCCCATCCTCTGGGGGTTCGGGGAACGCGCTGAGTTTTCCAAATTTCTCCAAGTTGTCAGCTGTCAGAGAGCTGGCATCATCCTCCTGTGGGACAGGAGCCCAGCATCGGGGGCTGTCAGGGCAGCCTAAAGACTTGGGGTCCCCAAAGGCAGGGGTGGCAGCTGAGGCTGGGCTCTGGGAGGGAGGGTTGCGACCAAAGCAAGGAGGAGCCCGTGGCATCCCCATTTTCCCAACCCCCACAGCCACCGCATGCTCTGTGTAAATGGCGTGGGTGGACAGACTGTGCAGGGCGGGTCGCACACCGTGGTCACCTCGCTGGTCCAGGCGTATCTGCCCCTGTGATGGGCCCTGGGGCAGGGCAGCGGGTCCGGCTCCTTCTCCAGCAGCTGCAGCGTGTGCAGCAGCTCCTCCAGCGGCCCCCTGCTCGGGGCCTTCATCTCCAGGTTGTCTCCAGCTGCATCCTGCACGAGAACGTCCTGCAAAAGAGCAGGGAGACAGATGCAGCAAGGCTGCTGGTGGCTGAAAGCAGCCCCCACATAGGAGGCCAACCGCAGAGCCCCGAAGGTGCCGTGGGAGCTCCCCAGTCCTGACATTTAGCCCCTGGAAGGTGAGGCCAGGGCTCAGACCTTCCCACCCCATCTCTGCAGCTGCTCAAACCCAGAGCAGCTCCAGCCACCGGGGGACTCCTCCCAGTGCCCCACTCCAGGAAAACAGGTGTGCAGCCACCTGGCCCCACCACTAAGCAGCCTGGTAGCCTTGGCTATCAGGTCACTCCTCAGAGCCGGAAGCTCCTCTTTTGTGAATGAGGATGCAgggccccccccccaccccaggacaTCTGCAAAAACCCAACTGGATCCACCCCAGCGAAGGATCCCCAAGGGGCAGCCAGCACCATGCATCAGAGCAAGAAGACCCCTCCTGGGTGGCCTCTCTGAGCATAAGTGGCCCCTAGAGCAGAGGAGGGGCTGGGATAAGCTCAGCTCAGGACACCCCTGGCACAGACATGGCCCTTAAAGCCAAAAACCATGATGGAGGGAAGGACAGCTGTGCTCAGACCTGCATCCTGTCCTCTGGAGGCTGCTGTTGTTCTGGGGatgaggcggaggtgggcaggcaGCGGTCTCCGGGGCCTGCAGCAGGGAGGCCAGCATCTGCACAGCAGAAGACAGCACCATTCCACAGGGAGCATCCCAGGGTGGGCAGTGACTCTGGAGGCACCCCCGGGaaggagccaggcatgggggAGGCGGAGGCGATCCCAGAAGCAGAGGAGCCGCTGGGGAGC
The window above is part of the Symphalangus syndactylus isolate Jambi chromosome 14, NHGRI_mSymSyn1-v2.1_pri, whole genome shotgun sequence genome. Proteins encoded here:
- the CEP131 gene encoding centrosomal protein of 131 kDa isoform X22, with amino-acid sequence MKGTRAISSVLERSPAGVDLSLTGLPPPVSRRPGSAATTKPIVRSVSVVTGSEQKRKALEATGPGGSRAINNLRRSNSTTQVSQPRSGSPRPTEPTDFLMLFEGSPSGKKRPASLSTAPSEKGATWNVLDDQPRGFTLPSNARSSSALDSPVGPRRKECTVALAPNFTANNRSNKGAVGNCVTTMVHNCYTPSERVPPLKSSNQTAPSLNNIIKAATCEGSESSGFRKPPKNVSSATHLAQNNTGGSTGLPRRKEVTEEEAERFIHQVNQAAVTIQRWYRHQVQRRRAGAARLEHLLQAKREEQRQRSGEGTLLDLHQQKEAARRKAREEKARQARRAAIQELQQKRALRAQKASTVERGPPENPRETRVPGTRQPAQELSPMPGGTAHQALKANNADAGLPAAGPGDRCLPTSASSPEQQQPPEDRMQDVLVQDAAGDNLEMKAPSRGPLEELLHTLQLLEKEPDPLPCPRAHHRGRYAWTSEEDDASSLTADNLEKFGKLSAFPEPPEDGTLLSEAKLQSIMSFLDEMEKSGQDQLDPQQEEGWVPAAGLGPLELGSEVSTSVMRLKLEVEEKKQAMLLLQRALAQQRDLTVRRVKETEKALSRQLQRQREHYEATIQRHLAFIDQLIEDKKVLSEKCEAVVAELKQEDQRCTERVAQAQVQHELEIKKLKELMSATEKARREKWISEKTKKIKEVTVRGLEPEIQKLIARHKQEVRRLKSLHEAELLQSDERASQRCLRQAEELREQLEREKEALGQQERERARQRQRAELEELRQQLEESSSALTRTLKAEFEKGREEQERRHQMELKALKQQLELERQAWEAGCARKERVSPQEAWLLNREQELREEIRKGRDKEIELVVHRLEADMALAKEESEKAAESRIKRLRDKYEAELSELEQSERKLQERCLELKGQLGEAEGENLRLQGLVRQKERALEDAQAVNEQLSSERSNLAQVIRQEFEDRLAASEEETRQAKAELAALQARQQLELEEVHRRYHPQGEDSPREEGGGREQPPDTARGCGEAGRPPGGAAGAAQAAHAEYQVTRDAGNTVEEWKAEDRGWTWARRPVVEMPVAEHLWLHFNSKRGRCFQCLE
- the CEP131 gene encoding centrosomal protein of 131 kDa isoform X11 codes for the protein MKGTRAISSVLERSPAGVDLSLTGLPPPVSRRPGSAATTKPIVRSVSVVTGSEQKRKALEATGPGGSRAINNLRRSNSTTQVSQPRSGSPRPTEPTDFLMLFEGSPSGKKRPASLSTAPSEKGATWNVLDDQPRGFTLPSNARSSSALDSPVGPRRKECTVALAPNFTANNRSNKGAVGNCVTTMVHNCYTPSERVPPLKSSNQTAPSLNNIIKAATCEGSESSGFRKPPKNVSSATHLAQNNTGGSTGLPRRKEVTEEEAERFIHQVNQAAVTIQRWYRHQVQRRRAGAARLEHLLQAKREEQRQRSGEGTLLDLHQQKEAARRKAREEKARQARRAAIQELQQKRALRAQKASTVERGPPENPRETRVPGTRQPAQELSPMPGGTAHQALKANNADAGLPAAGPGDRCLPTSASSPEQQQPPEDRMQDVLVQDAAGDNLEMKAPSRGPLEELLHTLQLLEKEPDPLPCPRAHHRGRYAWTSEEDDASSLTADNLEKFGKLSAFPEPPEDGTLLSEAKLQSIMSFLDEMEKSGQDQLDPQQEEGWVPAAGLGPLELGSEVSTSVMRLKLEVEEKKQAMLLLQRALAQQRDLTVRRVKETEKALSRQLQRQREHYEATIQRHLAFIDQLIEDKKVLSEKCEAVVAELKQEDQRCTERVAQAQVQHELEIKKLKELMSATEKARREKWISEKTKKIKEVTVRGLEPEIQKLIARHKQEVRRLKSLHEAELLQSDERASQRCLRQAEELREQLEREKEALGQQERERARQRFQQHLEQEQWALQQQRQRLYSEVAEERERLGQQAARQRAELEELRQQLEESSSALTRTLKAEFEKGREEQERRHQMELKALKQQLELERQAWEAGCARKEEAWLLNREQELREEIRKGRDKEIELVVHRLEADMALAKEESEKAAESRIKRLRDKYEAELSELEQSERKLQERCLELKGQLGEAEGENLRLQGLVRQKERALEDAQAVNEQLSSERSNLAQVIRQEFEDRLAASEEETRQAKAELAALQARQQLELEEVHRRYHPQGEDSPREEGGGREQPPDTARGCGEAGRPPGGAAGAAQAAHAEYQVTRDAGNTVEEWKAEDRGWTWARRPVVEMPVAEHLWLHFNSKRGRCFQCLE
- the CEP131 gene encoding centrosomal protein of 131 kDa isoform X4; translated protein: MKGTRAISSVLERSPAGVDLSLTGLPPPVSRRPGSAATTKPIVRSVSVVTGSEQKRKALEATGPGGSRAINNLRRSNSTTQVSQPRSGSPRPTEPTDFLMLFEGSPSGKKRPASLSTAPSEKGATWNVLDDQPRGFTLPSNARSSSALDSPVGPRRKECTVALAPNFTANNRDRFSSVTLTGVHDHSSLQPLPPGLKRSSPLSLRSSWDHRSNKGAVGNCVTTMVHNCYTPSERVPPLKSSNQTAPSLNNIIKAATCEGSESSGFRKPPKNVSSATHLAQNNTGGSTGLPRRKEVTEEEAERFIHQVNQAAVTIQRWYRHQVQRRRAGAARLEHLLQAKREEQRQRSGEGTLLDLHQQKEAARRKAREEKARQARRAAIQELQQKRALRAQKASTVERGPPENPRETRVPGTRQPAQELSPMPGGTAHQALKANNADAGLPAAGPGDRCLPTSASSPEQQQPPEDRMQDAAGDNLEMKAPSRGPLEELLHTLQLLEKEPDPLPCPRAHHRGRYAWTSEVTTEDDASSLTADNLEKFGKLSAFPEPPEDGTLLSEAKLQSIMSFLDEMEKSGQDQLDPQQEEGWVPAAGLGPLELGSEVSTSVMRLKLEVEEKKQAMLLLQRALAQQRDLTVRRVKETEKALSRQLQRQREHYEATIQRHLAFIDQLIEDKKVLSEKCEAVVAELKQEDQRCTERVAQAQVQHELEIKKLKELMSATEKARREKWISEKTKKIKEVTVRGLEPEIQKLIARHKQEVRRLKSLHEAELLQSDERASQRCLRQAEELREQLEREKEALGQQERERARQRFQQHLEQEQWALQQQRQRLYSEVAEERERLGQQAARQRAELEELRQQLEESSSALTRTLKAEFEKGREEQERRHQMELKALKQQLELERQAWEAGCARKERVSPQEAWLLNREQELREEIRKGRDKEIELVVHRLEADMALAKEESEKAAESRIKRLRDKYEAELSELEQSERKLQERCLELKGQLGEAEGENLRLQGLVRQKERALEDAQAVNEQLSSERSNLAQVIRQEFEDRLAASEEETRQAKAELAALQARQQLELEEVHRRYHPQGEDSPREEGGGREQPPDTARGCGEAGRPPGGAAGAAQAAHAEYQVTRDAGNTVEEWKAEDRGWTWARRPVVEMPVAEHLWLHFNSKRGRCFQCLE